The Gemmatimonadota bacterium genomic interval TGGCCATGGCCGGGTACGACGGCATAGAAATGTCTGCCATCAGCGGCATGAGCGAGCATCTCGTATTGTCGGACTGGCGGTCCATCGCGCCGGATATCCGGCGCCTGTCCGACGAATACGGCCTGGAACTGCTGGCCATGGAGCAGCCGTCCCAGGACGGGGAAGTCATGGAGTCCGCGTTTCAGGCCGCGGCCGAGACCGGCATACCGATCATCAACTGCGGCCCCGGCGGCACCTCCGGAGACGAGGATAGCCTCCAGGCGACCATCGATTCCCTGGGCGGGCTGGCGGACCGGGCGGAGACCTACGGGGTTACGCTCTGCGTCAAGGCCCACGTGGGTGCGAGTATCTACGACACGCCGACGACGCTGCGCGCCATGGAGGCCATATCGTCACCGGCTTTCGGGATCGACATGGATCCTTCCCACATCCACCGCGCCGATGAGAATCCAGTCGATGCCATCAAGGCCGTGCTGCCCCGCGTCCGCCACGTACACATCCGCGACTGCAAGGGCCGCCAGGCCGGTCCCGGCGCGCCGGAGGACCAGGCCAACGGGCGGGGGGATATCGACCTGGTCGGGTATATCCGCGCGCTGCACGAAGGCGGCTATGACGGACCGCTGAATCTCGAGGTCATCGGGGCCAGGGAGTATTCACTGGAGCAGTGTTGTGTCATCGCCGCCGAAACGCGGGGACACATGCAGGCGTGCCTGCAAGCG includes:
- a CDS encoding sugar phosphate isomerase/epimerase, yielding MKLGANSVLFGGYDMETAFKYLAMAGYDGIEMSAISGMSEHLVLSDWRSIAPDIRRLSDEYGLELLAMEQPSQDGEVMESAFQAAAETGIPIINCGPGGTSGDEDSLQATIDSLGGLADRAETYGVTLCVKAHVGASIYDTPTTLRAMEAISSPAFGIDMDPSHIHRADENPVDAIKAVLPRVRHVHIRDCKGRQAGPGAPEDQANGRGDIDLVGYIRALHEGGYDGPLNLEVIGAREYSLEQCCVIAAETRGHMQACLQACGAR